The Panthera uncia isolate 11264 chromosome C2, Puncia_PCG_1.0, whole genome shotgun sequence genome contains a region encoding:
- the ZBED2 gene encoding zinc finger BED domain-containing protein 2: MRREEEEEEGTRMKAKGDLEMKEEEAISEKGEPVGPFASAMPTSLPNNKGSRFSEVWEYFHLAPVRVGHHPNQYATCRLCGRQVSRGPGVNVGTTALWKHLKSMHREELEKTGHGQVGQRKDSRSQGPQLPMGIEGEWARLLEQLGTLALWASQREKEVLRRERAVEWRERAVERRERALEEVERAILEMKWKVRAEKEACRREQEQPAAAHPFHFV, encoded by the coding sequence ATGAGgcgggaagaggaggaagaggagggaaccAGGATGAAGGCAAAAGGAGACCTTGAgatgaaggaggaagaggcaaTCAGTGAGAAGGGAGAACCGGTTGGCCCTTTCGCGAGCGCCATGCCCACCTCTCTGCCAAACAACAAGGGGTCCCGGTTTTCTGAGGTTTGGGAATATTTCCACCTGGCCCCTGTTCGTGTTGGCCACCACCCCAACCAATATGCCACCTGCCGCCTGTGTGGCAGGCAGGTGAGCCGCGGCCCGGGGGTTAACGTGGGCACCACAGCCTTGTGGAAACATCTGAAGAGCATGCATAGAGAGGAGCTGGAGAAGACTGGCCATGGTCAGGTGGGGCAGCGCAAGGACTCCAGGTCCCAGGGGCCCCAGCTCCCCATGGGTATTGAGGGTGAATGGGCCCGGCTCCTGGAACAGCTGGGGACCCTGGCTTTGTGGGCCAGCCAAAGGGAAAAGGAGGTGCTTaggagggagagggcagtggAATGGCGGGAGAGAGCAGTAGAAAGGAGAGAGCGAGCCCTGGAAGAGGTAGAAAGGGCCATCCTGGAGATGAAGTGGAAGGTGAGAGCTGAGAAGGAAGCCTGTCGGAGGGAGCAAGAGCAGCCTGCAGCAGCTcatcctttccattttgtttaa